A stretch of Bacillota bacterium DNA encodes these proteins:
- a CDS encoding DUF5107 domain-containing protein: protein MSVRVDFKRSHWGFQVLMVENEIFRVTIFLEVGGKIWDLYYKPAGCNFLWHNPRVELRRVTSSANFDDVWPGGWDEVFPNDSPDRSQGEDYPDHGEL from the coding sequence ATGAGTGTAAGGGTTGATTTTAAGCGAAGTCACTGGGGATTTCAAGTATTAATGGTTGAGAATGAAATATTCCGGGTGACGATTTTCCTAGAGGTTGGAGGGAAAATTTGGGATTTATATTATAAACCTGCAGGTTGTAATTTCCTCTGGCATAACCCTCGTGTGGAGCTACGGAGGGTGACATCTAGCGCGAATTTTGATGATGTTTGGCCCGGAGGGTGGGATGAAGTCTTCCCTAATGATTCACCTGATAGGTCTCAGGGAGAGGATTATCCAGATCATGGTGAACTATAA
- a CDS encoding LacI family DNA-binding transcriptional regulator, which yields MGDRNITIKDVARMAKVSKSTVSRVVNNQGGVKSETEKAVWEAVRRLGYKPNIAAQRLVRGENGPGPTQEPNSVALLLSSDAHFYGVHFFSELINATTNILSEKGLHFYILKINREQDPELIIRRLTEVNTLGVLKMSLAAPEREFVEGVLAREFPVVVVDHLASELEVNCVCPDYYHGAYEMTRYLIGLGHQRIGVIAGPKGEIEGSFGANALRGYQRALEDAGLDFDEGIIVHGDYRAVGGHDAMMKLIQMDERPTAVFVLGDEVAVGAIQAVAKSGLSIPDDISIAGFDDLEISEDLHPALTTVHVPKKELGNIAVNRLIAISRGDDDLPLKIILPTRVVVRDSCRALDQRGRGSSERESVSAMA from the coding sequence GTGGGCGATAGAAACATTACGATCAAAGACGTAGCCAGGATGGCAAAAGTAAGCAAATCTACAGTATCCAGGGTTGTAAATAACCAGGGTGGGGTCAAGTCTGAGACCGAAAAAGCAGTTTGGGAGGCCGTGAGGCGACTTGGATATAAACCGAACATAGCTGCCCAGCGTCTGGTGCGCGGGGAAAATGGACCTGGCCCCACGCAGGAACCTAATAGTGTGGCCTTGTTGCTTAGTAGCGATGCGCATTTCTATGGGGTTCATTTCTTTAGTGAGCTAATCAACGCAACTACGAACATTTTATCGGAGAAAGGTTTACATTTCTACATCCTCAAAATTAATAGAGAGCAGGACCCTGAGCTTATAATCCGCAGACTAACTGAGGTAAACACTCTTGGTGTACTGAAGATGAGTCTCGCCGCCCCTGAGAGAGAGTTTGTAGAAGGAGTTCTCGCCAGGGAGTTCCCAGTTGTAGTCGTGGATCACCTCGCATCGGAGCTTGAGGTCAATTGCGTCTGCCCAGATTATTATCATGGAGCATATGAGATGACCCGGTACCTCATAGGGCTTGGGCATCAGCGGATAGGGGTAATAGCGGGGCCAAAAGGGGAAATCGAGGGTTCTTTTGGGGCAAACGCCCTAAGGGGTTACCAGAGGGCGCTCGAGGATGCAGGTCTAGACTTTGACGAGGGGATCATAGTGCACGGGGATTACCGCGCCGTAGGTGGCCATGACGCTATGATGAAGCTCATTCAAATGGATGAAAGACCTACAGCAGTCTTCGTATTGGGCGATGAGGTCGCTGTGGGTGCCATCCAAGCCGTAGCAAAGAGCGGTCTCAGCATCCCGGACGATATATCCATAGCTGGCTTCGATGACCTCGAGATATCCGAGGATTTGCATCCTGCGCTTACTACAGTCCACGTACCCAAGAAAGAGCTCGGCAATATAGCTGTGAATCGATTGATCGCCATTTCCCGCGGCGACGACGATCTTCCCCTTAAAATAATCCTCCCGACTCGGGTTGTTGTCCGGGATTCTTGCCGGGCTCTTGACCAACGCGGGAGGGGCTCCAGTGAAAGGGAATCTGTCTCGGCCATGGCGTAA
- a CDS encoding DegT/DnrJ/EryC1/StrS family aminotransferase — protein MSKNDVTTVKGAPIHGQDVFPGGENIGEEEKRAVVEVIESKSLFRYYGLNLLNKVKEFEQEFAKTMGVKYALGVSSGTGALYVAMNALGIGPGDEVIVPGYTFIASMEVIPAVKAIPVICDINESLNLDPEEFERRITPRTKAVVVVHMRGIPADMDPILEIARRHNIKVLEDCAQATGASYKGKRVGSMGDIAAFSLQYHKIITSGEGGVVATNDFDLYKRAIRFHDHGYMRFEEYGSEEQVNEPLYLGLNFRMSELVGALALAQLRKLDSILTALRRNKAKIMDGIRDIRGITFRKIPDPSGEAGSTIVFFTDSAEKTARFAEMLNAKKVAAFIPYYSGPHVYAHWRQLLEKAVIHNTVKCPFEGCPHNKSDVKYEVGMLPKTDDILKRAIHIDVSPFLTDEAADQIISAIRSTAEAVL, from the coding sequence ATGTCAAAGAATGATGTCACAACGGTAAAAGGTGCACCAATCCATGGGCAAGATGTCTTCCCTGGAGGAGAAAATATAGGGGAGGAAGAGAAGCGCGCGGTAGTCGAGGTCATTGAGAGTAAATCCTTGTTCCGCTATTACGGACTGAACCTTCTCAACAAGGTAAAAGAGTTTGAGCAAGAGTTCGCCAAGACCATGGGAGTAAAATACGCGCTCGGCGTAAGTTCAGGCACCGGTGCCCTCTATGTGGCCATGAACGCCCTCGGGATAGGGCCTGGCGATGAAGTCATCGTTCCGGGCTATACGTTCATAGCGTCTATGGAGGTCATACCGGCGGTTAAGGCGATCCCGGTTATTTGCGACATAAATGAATCCCTAAATCTGGATCCCGAGGAGTTCGAGCGACGAATAACCCCGAGAACCAAGGCTGTAGTCGTTGTTCACATGCGCGGAATACCGGCCGACATGGATCCCATTCTTGAGATCGCAAGACGACACAACATTAAAGTTCTCGAAGATTGTGCCCAGGCTACGGGAGCAAGCTATAAAGGCAAGCGGGTTGGCTCAATGGGGGATATAGCAGCCTTTAGCCTCCAGTACCACAAGATCATCACCTCGGGCGAGGGCGGGGTCGTAGCTACTAACGACTTTGATCTCTACAAGCGCGCTATCCGCTTCCATGACCACGGATACATGCGATTTGAGGAATATGGCAGCGAAGAGCAGGTCAATGAACCCCTCTATCTCGGCTTGAATTTTAGGATGAGCGAGCTCGTAGGCGCGCTCGCCCTGGCTCAACTACGCAAGCTCGATTCCATACTTACTGCCCTCCGTAGAAATAAAGCTAAGATTATGGATGGTATCCGAGATATCAGGGGTATAACCTTCCGCAAGATCCCGGATCCATCCGGAGAGGCTGGATCGACGATAGTGTTCTTTACCGATTCGGCAGAGAAGACGGCTCGATTTGCCGAGATGCTAAACGCCAAGAAGGTGGCTGCTTTCATTCCTTACTACAGCGGCCCACATGTTTATGCACACTGGAGACAGCTCCTAGAAAAAGCTGTCATCCATAACACCGTCAAGTGCCCGTTCGAAGGGTGTCCTCACAACAAGAGCGATGTGAAATATGAGGTCGGGATGCTGCCGAAAACGGACGACATCCTCAAGCGGGCGATCCATATCGACGTATCTCCATTCTTAACGGACGAGGCAGCAGACCAGATCATATCCGCGATACGGAGCACAGCAGAGGCTGTCCTTTAA
- a CDS encoding TIM barrel protein: MLYTEFPFEERIVRAAEDGFEAIEFWDWENKNLGMVTERAMAAGVEIACFQGNRVGYLTYPSARERTIADVRKSIAKAKESGVRRLILLTDELGEDRCVRPFGPSRPEDERWESKWESVLEGARILAKIAEDEGVILLLEALNTKVDHKGYFLDHSGPGFQIIKEVGSPNLRLLFDIYHMQVMEGNLISTIRENIELIGHIHVADVPGRHEPGTGEINYKNVFSAIEESGYAGFVGMEFQPASGTHIAITSLKKLL, translated from the coding sequence ATGCTTTATACAGAGTTCCCTTTTGAGGAGAGGATCGTAAGGGCAGCTGAAGATGGGTTTGAGGCTATCGAGTTCTGGGATTGGGAAAACAAGAACCTCGGGATGGTAACCGAAAGGGCGATGGCCGCTGGGGTTGAGATCGCCTGTTTTCAAGGGAATCGCGTAGGCTACCTGACATACCCATCCGCGAGGGAGCGAACCATAGCAGATGTGAGAAAATCGATTGCCAAGGCAAAGGAGAGCGGGGTGAGGAGGTTGATACTCCTCACGGACGAGCTTGGCGAAGACCGGTGCGTGAGGCCTTTCGGGCCCTCGCGCCCGGAGGATGAGCGATGGGAGAGCAAGTGGGAGAGCGTGCTCGAGGGTGCCAGGATCCTCGCGAAAATAGCAGAAGATGAGGGCGTGATACTCCTCCTGGAGGCCTTGAATACAAAGGTGGATCATAAAGGCTACTTCCTCGATCACTCCGGGCCTGGTTTCCAGATCATCAAGGAGGTCGGGAGTCCCAATCTCCGCTTGTTATTTGATATATATCATATGCAGGTAATGGAGGGTAATCTAATATCAACTATCCGAGAGAATATTGAGCTCATAGGGCATATTCACGTCGCTGACGTCCCGGGTCGGCATGAACCTGGCACTGGTGAGATCAACTACAAGAATGTATTCTCAGCCATAGAGGAGTCGGGATATGCCGGTTTCGTTGGCATGGAGTTTCAGCCAGCATCCGGCACCCACATAGCTATTACTTCGCTAAAGAAACTATTGTGA